In Gemmatimonadaceae bacterium, the sequence GGTGCCGCCGCCCGACGCGCCCTGGGTGCCCAACGGCCCGGCTGGATACCACATCCTCACGGGCATCATGATTCCCGGCACCGTGACCGGTCCCCGCGTGACGCCCGGCAGTTACACGGTGAAGCTCGACGCCGGCGGCGCGATCGAGTCGCAGACCCTCCACGTGCTGGCCGACCCGGCGTCGCTGGGCACCGCGGCCACCATGCAGGCGCAGCTCGAGTTCAAGCAGGGGCTCGAGCGCGAGATCGACACCGTGTCGAACATGATCGAGCACCTGGAGTGGGTGCGCAAGCAGCTCGCCGACGTCGAGATGCGCTACCGCGGCGATGCGTCGCACCGCGACGTGGTGGCCGAGTCGCGCCGGCTGGCCGATCAGGCCATCGCCGTCGAGGGCAAGCTGATCGACGTCCATCTCACCGACGGCAACGAGGATCTCAACCGCTTTCCCAGCCAGCTCTACCAGAAGCTGACCGCGCTCTACGACAAGGACGAAGCCGACCTGGGGCCCACCGCCGGCGACGTTGCCGTCAACGATTACTTCAAGACGTGGATGGCGTCGTCCCGGGCGTCGCTGGACGCGTTCACGAGCAAGACGGTGCCGGCGTTCAACGCCAGGCTCAAATCGGAGGGGGTGGAGGTGGGGATCCGGCCGTAGGGTGGGATCGAGGCGGGCGGCCTCCCATTGACTCGGCTGCCCGGCCGAGCATATGCTCGGCTATCCCCCGCGATGCGGCGGGATGAGGCGGAGCGCAGCACAACGGTGATGGCGTTCCGCTCGCGGCGTGTATGCTCGGCACGTGCTCGCGAGACACCCCTTGCCGAGGAAGGACCGGCGATGCGCATGGCGCCAACCACCAAACAGTGGACGCTCGAGGAGCTCCACAGCCTGCCGGACGACGGCAACAAGTACGAGATCATCGACGGAGAGCTGTTCGTGACGCCGCCGCCGAACGCGGATCACGAGACGATTCTCGCCCGGCTCACCCGACTGCTCGAACCGTTCGTCGCCGCGCAGGAGCTCGGATTCGTCTACCATCCGCGCGCCGTGCTGCGGATCGCCGGGTCCGAGGTCGAGCCCGACCTGATGGTGCGCCGGCCCCCCGCGCGGAAGGGTACGGACTGGAGCGACCTGCCGCTCCCCATCCTGATCGTCGAGGTGCTGTCTCCGTCCACCCGCCGTCGCGACCGCCGGCACAAGCGCGACTTCTACCTGGCGCAGGGAATTCCGGAATACTGGATCGTGGATCCGGAACGCGAGGCGGTCACCGTGGTGCGGCCGGATCACGACGACCGGACGGTGGACGACGCGCTGGTCTGGCATCCGGCGAGCGCGCGCGAGGCGCTGACGATCACGGTGCGCGAGATCTTCGGCTGAGCTTCGAACCGGGCGGCCGAGGATCAGCTTGGGTCGAATCGCGCCCATTCCCGCCGGCTCCATCCCGGGCCAGATTCGACCCATGCCGGGCCCACGTCGCCGTCCCCCTGA encodes:
- a CDS encoding Uma2 family endonuclease, whose translation is MRMAPTTKQWTLEELHSLPDDGNKYEIIDGELFVTPPPNADHETILARLTRLLEPFVAAQELGFVYHPRAVLRIAGSEVEPDLMVRRPPARKGTDWSDLPLPILIVEVLSPSTRRRDRRHKRDFYLAQGIPEYWIVDPEREAVTVVRPDHDDRTVDDALVWHPASAREALTITVREIFG